The Gaiellales bacterium genomic interval CGCTCGAGCGCCTCGTGGGCGGCCGAGACGATGGCCGGGTGGTCGGCCAGGCCGAGGTAGTTGTTGGCGCAGAGGTTCAGCACCTGGCCGCGATCGACGACCCGCACGCGGGCCGACTGGGGCGAGCTGATCAGGTGCTCGGACTTGTAGAGGCCGGCCTCGCGGATCTCGTCGAGGCGCCCGCGCAGGTCGTCGCGAAGGTCGGTGTCCATGTCAGCTCTCCGTCCAGTCGAGCACGACCTTGCCGGAGCGGCCCGAGCCGGCGATGGCGAAGCCCTCGGCAAACTCGGGGTACGGCAGGCGGTGCGTGATCACCGGGGAGATGTCGAGCCCCGACTGCAGCATCACGGTCATCTGGTACCAGGTCTCGTACATCTCGCGGCCGTAGATCCCCCGCAGGGTGAGCATGTTGAAGACCACCTGCGTCCAGTCGATCGCGATCTCCTCGGTGGGGATGCCGAGCAGGGCGATGCGGCCGCCGTGGGACATGTTCGCGATCAGCTGGTGCAGGGCCTCGCCGTTGCCGGACATCTCGAGCCCGACGTCGAAGCCCTCGGTCATCCCGAGCTCGCGCTGTACGTCGTCGAGCGCGCGCTCGCGGGGGTCGACCGTGAGGCTCGCGCCCATCCCGGCGGCCAGCTCGCGGCGGTACGGGTTGGGGTCGCTGACGACGACGTGGCGGGCGCCGGCGTGGCGCACGACCGCCGCGGCCATGCAGCCGATCGGCCCGGCCCCGGTGATCAGCACGTCCTCGCCCAGCACGGGGAACGCGAGGGCGGTGTGGACGGCGTTTCCGAACGGGTCGAAGATCGCCGCGACGTCCTCGTCGATGCCCGGCCAGTGGTGCCAGATGTTCGTCATCGGCAGGGCGATCAGCTCGGCGAACGCCCCCGGCCGGGTCACACCGACGCCTTGCGAGTGGGCGCACAGGTGGCGCCGCCCGGCCATGCAGTTGCGGCAGCGGCCGCAGACGACGTGGCCCTCGCCGCTGACGATTTCGCCGGGGTGGAAGTCGCTCACGTTCGAGCCGACGGCGACCACCTCGCCGACGAACTCGTGGCCGATCACGAGCGGCACCGGGATGGTGCGCTGCGCCCACGCGTCCCACCGCTCGATGTGGACGTCCGTGCCGCAGATCCCCGTTCGGCGGACGCGGATCAGGACGTCGTTGATGCCGTGCTCCGGCTCCGGGACGTCCTCCAGCCACAGACCCGGCTCGGCGCGGCTCTTGACCAGGGCGCGCATTCTCGTGGAGGAGGATATGCCCGAACGCACCACGCGGGGTCAGACCCCTTTTGGTGCGCGGCCTACGCTGCGCCGGCGCCGAAGGAGGCGTTAGTAGACGAACGTGTACATGCGGCGGGCGTCGATGCGGGCGTACGGGTGCTTCTCCGCCCAGCCGATCCACTCGTCCCCGTAGCGGGGCGCATACACCTCGACCAGCGCCTCGCGGAAACCGGCCGCCTCCGGCTTGCGCAGGTCGTGGATGTGCGCGCGCCCGTGCACGGTGACGGCGAACGGCTCGCCCTCCATGTGCGTCGCGCTCACGTCCGGCCGGGCCCGGATATGGCGGAAGCGCACCGAGTCCGGCGCCGACCCGAACCAGAAGGCGCCCCGGTAGAAGATCCCGTCGACCGGACCGACGATCGGCCGCCCGTCGGCGGTCGCCGTCGCCAGCGCGAGCAGGCGCACGCCGGTCAGCCGGGCCGCGAGCGCCGCCGCATCGATCCGCCGCTCCGGCGTGATGATGCGGCGCAGGTGGGCGCCGGCCGCCTCGAAGCT includes:
- the tdh gene encoding L-threonine 3-dehydrogenase, which codes for MRALVKSRAEPGLWLEDVPEPEHGINDVLIRVRRTGICGTDVHIERWDAWAQRTIPVPLVIGHEFVGEVVAVGSNVSDFHPGEIVSGEGHVVCGRCRNCMAGRRHLCAHSQGVGVTRPGAFAELIALPMTNIWHHWPGIDEDVAAIFDPFGNAVHTALAFPVLGEDVLITGAGPIGCMAAAVVRHAGARHVVVSDPNPYRRELAAGMGASLTVDPRERALDDVQRELGMTEGFDVGLEMSGNGEALHQLIANMSHGGRIALLGIPTEEIAIDWTQVVFNMLTLRGIYGREMYETWYQMTVMLQSGLDISPVITHRLPYPEFAEGFAIAGSGRSGKVVLDWTES
- a CDS encoding pyridoxamine 5'-phosphate oxidase family protein, yielding MHETEADLATLQRLLDSSFEAAGAHLRRIITPERRIDAAALAARLTGVRLLALATATADGRPIVGPVDGIFYRGAFWFGSAPDSVRFRHIRARPDVSATHMEGEPFAVTVHGRAHIHDLRKPEAAGFREALVEVYAPRYGDEWIGWAEKHPYARIDARRMYTFVY